One Roseimaritima multifibrata DNA window includes the following coding sequences:
- a CDS encoding PEP-CTERM sorting domain-containing protein, translating to MRSCLALSITYLLTANVQAGILTFDQAPNGSTPTDNSGLGINDAYHINGVEVTFGFDTIADGTWTADTPAIFEQVGDSDSGNGFQSYYAGGGHDVARPGASSSLGDFFLRQPNAIGAFPEALVIDYDQNISALSGEIWDIDTGSFPSYEQWLVSAYTASGALVDSTLSPQGLRQTDINSLDGLPWTFSLSGNGIRKVTIEFVGTTSIVGLAFDNFNPTAASAVPEPTSFAILGLGALSLVALRRRRMGVSSGTPQAS from the coding sequence TTGCGATCTTGTCTCGCCCTCTCGATTACCTACCTCCTTACGGCAAACGTGCAGGCAGGAATCCTTACGTTTGATCAAGCTCCCAACGGCTCGACTCCCACGGACAATTCAGGCTTAGGAATAAACGACGCGTACCACATCAACGGAGTCGAAGTGACCTTCGGTTTTGACACGATAGCTGACGGAACCTGGACGGCAGATACGCCTGCCATTTTCGAACAGGTCGGCGATTCAGATTCAGGCAACGGCTTTCAAAGCTACTACGCAGGAGGGGGGCACGACGTAGCACGTCCAGGAGCGTCAAGTTCACTTGGGGATTTCTTCCTTCGGCAACCAAATGCAATCGGAGCATTCCCAGAAGCGTTAGTGATCGATTACGACCAGAACATCTCCGCGCTGAGCGGTGAAATCTGGGACATCGACACCGGGTCCTTTCCGAGCTATGAACAATGGTTAGTTTCTGCATACACCGCAAGCGGAGCATTGGTTGACTCCACTCTCAGTCCGCAGGGGCTCCGTCAAACGGATATCAATTCGCTGGACGGCTTACCATGGACTTTTTCCCTTTCAGGAAACGGCATTCGTAAAGTTACGATTGAGTTTGTCGGAACCACGAGCATTGTTGGCTTGGCGTTCGACAACTTTAATCCCACTGCCGCATCAGCCGTTCCAGAACCGACTTCCTTTGCGATTCTCGGCCTAGGTGCGCTATCGCTTGTTGCTCTACGACGTCGTCGCATGGGCGTCTCATCAGGCACACCACAAGCCTCATAG
- a CDS encoding serine/threonine-protein kinase, whose product MIACGFNCDPTRLVDLLQDRLGNLEQQRVADHLTGCRQCRVQLEQLAGSQDWWNDTREVLSQLSETIAETGPDDGTDDAKAGTSIPQSLPDPSDGRLPQEQHWVLALLQKPTEGNAVPGEAALGELDDIPISQVVGQGGMGVVLKGRDRQLQRSLAIKLLSPMLATTGAARQRFFREAQAAAAVVHPNIVPIYAISAERSLPYLVMPYIAGGNLQQYLDAEGPLSLERVLSIGLQVAEGLSAAHLQGIVHRDIKPANLMLDEGGFRVLITDFGLARALDDATLTGSGMLAGTPQYMSPEQARGGVIDHRSDLYSLGGVLYSLATGRPPVRGDSTLEILNSIGDGSRAPVQQINERYPEWFDRLVDRLMAAHVDQRVSTADEVVQLLRSCLAHTRAPYQVSLPAGLQRGRKGVARGRWLAGASVLAISSLLLALVWGGFARFAGDSGRSAVVERDPSDAMRAVQPTDSASRPQEANEVENLSPASFDSYFDWDGKLLARDLNEIERGLSMLRAELGLPVSDTNDSSGDRFQSGY is encoded by the coding sequence ATGATCGCTTGTGGGTTCAATTGCGATCCAACACGGTTGGTCGACCTGCTACAGGATCGACTGGGCAACCTGGAGCAACAGCGGGTCGCGGATCATCTAACCGGTTGCCGTCAATGTCGTGTCCAACTTGAGCAACTGGCTGGCAGTCAGGATTGGTGGAACGATACACGGGAGGTGTTGTCGCAGTTAAGCGAAACGATTGCGGAGACGGGGCCGGATGACGGAACCGATGACGCGAAGGCTGGTACATCGATTCCGCAAAGCCTTCCCGATCCGTCGGACGGTCGGCTTCCGCAGGAGCAGCACTGGGTGCTCGCGCTGCTGCAAAAGCCAACCGAAGGTAACGCGGTCCCGGGCGAAGCGGCATTGGGTGAACTGGATGATATTCCGATCAGCCAAGTCGTCGGGCAAGGAGGCATGGGGGTGGTGTTGAAGGGGCGGGATCGGCAACTGCAACGAAGCCTCGCAATCAAACTGCTCTCTCCCATGTTGGCGACCACCGGAGCGGCGCGGCAACGCTTTTTTCGTGAAGCTCAAGCCGCGGCGGCGGTCGTGCATCCTAATATCGTCCCGATTTATGCGATCTCCGCAGAACGTAGTCTCCCTTATCTGGTGATGCCCTACATCGCTGGTGGGAATTTGCAGCAGTACCTCGATGCGGAGGGGCCGCTGTCACTGGAGCGTGTCCTTTCAATTGGACTGCAAGTCGCTGAAGGGTTGTCGGCCGCTCACCTGCAAGGGATCGTGCACCGAGACATCAAACCGGCCAATTTGATGTTGGATGAAGGGGGCTTTCGAGTTCTGATCACCGACTTCGGTTTGGCTCGAGCCTTAGATGATGCCACGTTGACCGGCAGCGGGATGCTTGCGGGAACTCCGCAGTACATGAGCCCCGAACAGGCGCGTGGTGGCGTGATTGATCATCGCAGTGATCTTTATTCGCTTGGCGGGGTACTCTATTCACTTGCCACGGGGCGGCCACCGGTGCGCGGCGATTCGACGCTGGAGATTCTGAACTCTATCGGCGATGGTTCGCGGGCTCCGGTGCAACAGATTAATGAACGCTATCCCGAGTGGTTCGATCGATTGGTCGACCGCTTGATGGCAGCACACGTTGATCAGCGAGTTTCCACAGCCGATGAAGTGGTGCAGTTGCTGCGATCCTGCTTAGCCCATACGCGGGCTCCGTATCAGGTGTCATTGCCCGCTGGGTTGCAGCGTGGGCGGAAGGGGGTTGCGCGAGGGCGTTGGTTGGCCGGAGCGAGCGTGTTAGCAATCAGTTCTCTGCTGCTCGCTTTGGTGTGGGGAGGTTTCGCCCGGTTCGCTGGCGATTCCGGACGTTCGGCTGTTGTCGAGCGGGATCCGAGTGATGCAATGAGGGCCGTCCAACCCACGGATTCAGCAAGCCGGCCGCAGGAAGCAAATGAAGTGGAGAATCTGTCGCCGGCGAGCTTTGATTCCTATTTCGACTGGGACGGCAAACTGCTTGCGAGAGATTTAAATGAAATCGAAAGAGGGCTTTCGATGCTGCGAGCTGAACTTGGCTTGCCAGTATCCGATACAAACGATTCCTCAGGGGATCGTTTTCAATCTGGTTATTAA
- a CDS encoding RNA polymerase sigma factor: protein MPLPDTRVSLLQRLHDGRDMTAWTEFCAIYERAIYVIATKYGLQDADAREVSQEVLLILSRRIQDFDPDGNAKFRSWLSTIARNATIDLLRKNRKHQTAKAHGVSPLDSAGVTDAVSDPSLQLERFSGNEESQLFDFESRREQFRWASEQVRQGVAESTWLAFWRTAVEEQAAELVAEELGLSVGAVYVARCRTLAKIKRLIEPYRENAQ from the coding sequence ATGCCTCTTCCCGACACTCGCGTCAGCTTGTTGCAACGACTGCATGACGGTCGGGATATGACCGCGTGGACGGAATTTTGTGCGATCTATGAACGTGCGATTTATGTGATCGCCACAAAATATGGGCTGCAAGACGCAGATGCACGTGAGGTTTCGCAAGAGGTTTTGCTGATCCTTAGCCGCCGGATCCAGGATTTTGATCCGGATGGCAATGCGAAATTTCGCTCGTGGCTATCGACCATTGCTCGCAACGCGACCATCGACCTGCTGCGGAAAAATCGCAAGCATCAAACCGCAAAGGCACATGGGGTTTCTCCTTTGGACTCCGCTGGCGTTACGGATGCGGTCTCCGATCCATCTTTGCAGCTAGAACGGTTCTCGGGAAACGAAGAATCGCAGTTGTTTGATTTTGAATCCCGACGCGAGCAATTTCGCTGGGCGTCCGAGCAGGTTCGCCAAGGGGTAGCCGAATCGACTTGGCTTGCCTTCTGGCGAACGGCTGTCGAGGAGCAAGCGGCTGAACTGGTTGCTGAGGAATTGGGCCTTTCTGTCGGGGCGGTCTATGTTGCCCGCTGCCGTACCTTGGCAAAAATCAAACGGCTGATCGAACCGTATCGGGAGAATGCTCAATGA
- a CDS encoding response regulator transcription factor, whose product MRHHILVVEDEQHLGVGIKYNLEAEGYRVTLVEDGPTALRVVGKTGDAVDLVVLDLMLPGMSGYAVCETIRETGSMVPVLMLSARTLAEDRSRGFDVGANQYLAKPFELAELLSRVKNLLSNARPAEAVEEPMRQVPIKKAGFGAITVDFETHEVTKAGSPLKMTPKELRLLHYFVGNPNRVISRQELLREVWEITGKLQTRAVDQFIARLRKAIEENPAEPIHLLTIRDAGYRFIPDAKPCVEAESGGVEE is encoded by the coding sequence ATGCGACATCACATTCTTGTTGTGGAAGACGAACAACACCTAGGGGTTGGGATTAAATACAACCTTGAAGCCGAAGGTTACCGCGTCACGTTAGTCGAAGACGGTCCTACCGCGCTGCGAGTGGTGGGGAAAACCGGGGACGCGGTCGATTTGGTGGTGCTGGATTTAATGCTGCCTGGAATGAGTGGGTATGCGGTTTGTGAAACGATTCGAGAAACCGGTTCGATGGTCCCCGTTTTGATGCTGTCGGCAAGGACCTTGGCAGAAGATCGGTCGCGAGGGTTTGATGTGGGAGCGAATCAGTATTTGGCCAAACCATTCGAATTGGCCGAATTGCTAAGCCGGGTTAAAAACTTGCTGAGTAATGCGCGACCTGCCGAAGCGGTCGAAGAGCCGATGCGGCAGGTTCCGATTAAGAAGGCAGGATTCGGTGCGATCACTGTCGACTTTGAAACTCACGAAGTGACCAAAGCGGGAAGCCCTCTTAAAATGACCCCCAAAGAATTGCGGTTGTTGCATTACTTTGTGGGCAATCCGAATCGGGTGATCAGTCGCCAAGAATTGCTCCGCGAAGTCTGGGAAATCACCGGGAAGTTGCAAACCCGAGCCGTCGATCAGTTTATCGCCAGGCTACGCAAAGCAATCGAAGAAAATCCCGCGGAACCGATCCATCTGCTAACCATCCGAGACGCCGGTTACCGTTTCATTCCCGACGCGAAACCATGCGTGGAGGCGGAGAGTGGAGGAGTGGAGGAGTGA
- a CDS encoding sensor histidine kinase: MFERRSLKLPITLGVAMIVLVVLLTIGWIFVTIFAARKETPAAVFWALLAVGTVLLICVLGGVITYLTLSVKAINLNRRQSNFIDSVTHELKSPIASLKLYLQTLTLRDVDEKQRQDFHRFMLADVERLDQLINHLLDTGRIEKGSLSNEEEEFQLEDLLQRCAEVACIRYHLPPETVRLEVPPIPMLTKQIQLEIVFRNLLDNAFKYGGVPPEVIVTARTVDPDLVEVRVIDNGKGIPVNQRRKVFGRFVRLGSELERSRQGTGLGLYLVRNIVRKLGGAVRVHGRKDSSGTEFEVVLPGVVTSLTPATVSDNERDD, from the coding sequence ATGTTCGAGCGCCGATCGTTGAAATTGCCCATTACGCTGGGCGTGGCGATGATCGTGCTGGTGGTCCTGCTGACCATTGGCTGGATCTTCGTCACGATCTTTGCGGCTCGCAAAGAGACTCCGGCTGCTGTTTTCTGGGCGTTGCTGGCCGTCGGTACCGTGTTGCTGATCTGCGTTCTTGGGGGAGTGATCACCTACCTGACGCTGTCGGTGAAAGCCATTAATTTGAATCGCCGGCAGTCCAATTTCATCGATAGCGTGACCCATGAACTGAAGAGTCCGATTGCTTCTCTGAAATTGTATTTGCAGACGTTGACGCTTCGCGACGTCGACGAAAAACAGCGGCAGGACTTTCATCGCTTCATGCTGGCCGATGTGGAGAGATTGGATCAGTTGATCAATCATCTGCTTGATACCGGACGGATCGAAAAGGGCAGCCTAAGCAACGAAGAGGAGGAATTTCAGCTGGAAGACTTGTTGCAGCGTTGTGCAGAGGTCGCCTGCATTCGCTACCATCTGCCTCCGGAAACCGTCCGCCTAGAGGTCCCACCGATTCCGATGTTGACGAAACAGATTCAGTTGGAAATCGTGTTTCGCAACCTGTTGGACAACGCGTTTAAATATGGTGGCGTCCCGCCCGAAGTGATCGTGACGGCGAGAACCGTCGATCCCGATTTGGTCGAGGTGCGAGTCATCGACAATGGGAAAGGGATTCCCGTCAATCAACGCCGCAAAGTCTTTGGACGATTTGTGCGACTGGGCAGCGAGCTGGAACGCTCACGGCAAGGGACAGGTTTGGGGCTTTACTTGGTGCGAAACATTGTTCGTAAACTGGGTGGCGCCGTGCGGGTTCATGGGCGAAAGGATTCGTCGGGAACCGAATTTGAAGTGGTTCTGCCAGGAGTTGTCACGTCGCTGACTCCCGCGACGGTGTCCGATAATGAACGCGATGATTGA
- a CDS encoding ABC transporter ATP-binding protein — MSASADDPIIEIQDLRKTYRSGLLGGNRLEALQGVSLDVRPGEVFGLLGPNGAGKTTLIKTLLGIVRKTSGQATLFGAPVGTSRSRYRIGYLPENLRVEKHHTARSALQLYGRLSGLSNSVVQQRTDPLLEKVGLQGRDRETVRRFSKGMYQRLGLAQALLHDPDLLILDEPTDGLDPVGRSEMRNLLRQLRDEGKTIFLNSHILQEVEAVCDRVAVMAKGTLRGVGSIAELTANREFIEYQVHVAGPVDATLAAIPDSLRKNASAVPLLLQDGSDGCELKLNCDIEAAGAGDLDAAVDGLRKHGLSIRHVQRAKQSLESAFFALVDDTSEEVR, encoded by the coding sequence ATGTCAGCCTCGGCCGATGATCCCATAATAGAGATCCAAGACCTGCGAAAGACCTATCGCTCGGGCCTTTTGGGAGGCAATCGACTGGAAGCCCTACAGGGAGTCTCCCTTGATGTCCGTCCTGGCGAAGTCTTTGGCCTGCTGGGGCCGAACGGTGCCGGTAAAACGACACTGATTAAAACCTTGCTGGGAATCGTCCGAAAAACGTCGGGGCAAGCAACTTTGTTCGGAGCCCCCGTGGGGACAAGTCGCTCGCGATATCGAATTGGGTATTTACCCGAAAACCTACGTGTTGAAAAACACCACACGGCTCGTTCCGCACTGCAACTTTATGGTCGCCTAAGCGGGCTATCGAATTCGGTTGTCCAGCAGCGGACCGACCCTCTCCTAGAAAAAGTAGGACTGCAAGGTCGTGACCGCGAAACGGTCCGTCGCTTCAGCAAAGGGATGTATCAACGCCTCGGTTTGGCTCAGGCCCTGCTGCATGACCCGGACCTTCTCATTCTAGATGAACCGACCGACGGGCTGGATCCTGTGGGTCGTTCTGAAATGCGCAACCTGCTGCGTCAGTTGCGTGACGAGGGGAAAACGATTTTCCTGAACAGCCATATCCTTCAAGAAGTCGAAGCGGTTTGCGACCGGGTAGCGGTCATGGCAAAAGGAACGCTCCGCGGAGTCGGATCGATCGCGGAACTAACCGCCAACCGTGAATTCATTGAATACCAGGTTCATGTCGCAGGCCCGGTCGACGCGACGTTAGCAGCCATCCCCGATTCGCTCCGCAAGAACGCTTCGGCGGTACCGCTATTGCTCCAAGATGGCAGCGATGGCTGCGAATTGAAATTGAATTGTGATATCGAAGCTGCCGGGGCAGGGGACTTAGACGCTGCGGTCGATGGGCTTCGCAAGCATGGCCTGTCGATTCGCCATGTTCAGCGAGCCAAGCAGTCCCTGGAATCCGCGTTTTTTGCTTTGGTTGATGACACCTCTGAGGAAGTTCGTTGA
- a CDS encoding ABC transporter permease codes for MGPYLSVIADSFRAASSSRILWIALFCVGIFLVALAPLGYRENTVATIGPSEIVRADRLLQRLTDGQQESPSPESSIATALSPEFKARLQQAADTESAPIREEDIAEELNQLIDAETDPWFDEEIWQETTQLKELRDLNAESTSDLTEALKRRRSRLRLEAGLRGEIRPRPEKTISIVYAIWETPIEWPLPKALFHQVLVGSILPVTINGLLGFVGIILGILVTAPMLPEMLQPGSLHLLLSKPISRPLLYLSKFVGGCAFMFLCVGPLLSGVWLILGWRFDLWLPGLFYCIPVYMLLFMVYYSVSCLVALQWKSAIAAALLSIGFWVACGALGLVGVAMEAAVSEPAKIEKVAYFSDDDRDLLISTTKPGLIRSWQSSTAQWQDLPLERYRGEFVYILGPIPIGPDHYALARKSATPMGLSGKGDLTILDISNPELPKARRSIVLPHGTTEIFATTDNGMIAAGPEGLYFATAAAVLDTPTKPPTGGGFMGQLSNLLTPNDETFRSILPRNVYLRSPMAAQMLEDDQMLVYSAGILFRLVRESSDEQPDQWTVAAKRNVEGNASSDTKIAVNQSQVALYRSDEPIRFYDRSDLQLAAELELPSKEKLHSITGNPQAGTFLILQSDQTPLQIKGGAEPSFVSLPKNMVDDSIEYLQYDAAGNLLVAYDIDSLQILPPDGGAVEDLRPNLSNWRRANRYLVQPARYLIPQTGELRAETIRAALQGDTTQTLGEGLFAEKTSQRLDVQRPVFTCLGFTALMLLIGCIKFARQDY; via the coding sequence ATGGGCCCTTATCTTTCAGTAATCGCCGATTCGTTCCGAGCGGCATCTTCCTCGCGGATCCTTTGGATTGCCCTCTTTTGTGTAGGGATATTCTTGGTCGCGTTAGCGCCCCTTGGATATCGTGAAAATACGGTCGCCACAATCGGACCTTCGGAAATTGTCCGCGCCGATCGCTTGCTTCAGCGTCTGACCGACGGCCAACAGGAATCTCCTTCGCCGGAAAGCAGTATCGCCACTGCGCTCTCGCCCGAATTCAAAGCACGCCTTCAACAAGCAGCGGACACCGAATCCGCTCCCATTCGTGAAGAAGACATCGCCGAGGAACTAAACCAACTAATCGATGCTGAAACCGATCCCTGGTTCGATGAAGAAATCTGGCAAGAAACGACGCAGTTAAAAGAACTGCGCGACCTCAACGCCGAATCGACGTCGGACTTAACCGAAGCCCTGAAACGCCGCCGCTCCCGATTAAGACTTGAAGCAGGGCTGCGCGGTGAAATCCGTCCACGTCCCGAAAAAACGATTTCGATCGTCTATGCGATCTGGGAAACGCCCATCGAATGGCCACTCCCTAAAGCACTCTTTCATCAGGTCCTGGTCGGGTCAATTCTCCCGGTCACGATCAATGGGTTACTGGGATTCGTGGGGATCATCTTAGGAATCTTGGTGACCGCTCCAATGCTTCCGGAAATGTTACAACCGGGATCCCTACACCTCTTGCTAAGCAAACCCATTTCGCGGCCGCTGCTGTACCTTTCAAAGTTTGTCGGTGGCTGTGCATTCATGTTCCTTTGTGTCGGCCCTTTACTGTCAGGAGTCTGGCTTATCCTGGGCTGGCGATTTGACCTTTGGCTACCGGGATTGTTTTACTGCATCCCCGTCTACATGCTGTTGTTCATGGTCTACTACAGCGTTTCTTGCTTGGTGGCCCTCCAATGGAAATCGGCCATCGCCGCCGCGTTGCTTTCGATCGGGTTCTGGGTTGCCTGCGGGGCATTGGGTTTGGTCGGCGTCGCAATGGAAGCCGCCGTTTCGGAGCCTGCGAAAATTGAAAAGGTCGCGTACTTTTCCGATGACGACCGGGACCTTCTCATTTCAACAACCAAACCAGGCCTTATCCGCTCCTGGCAATCGTCCACCGCCCAGTGGCAAGACCTTCCACTGGAACGTTACCGCGGCGAATTTGTCTACATTTTGGGACCGATTCCGATCGGCCCCGATCACTATGCATTGGCTCGCAAGTCCGCGACGCCGATGGGTCTCAGCGGTAAAGGGGATTTAACGATCCTGGACATCAGCAACCCGGAATTGCCCAAAGCCAGACGCAGCATTGTGCTGCCGCATGGCACGACAGAGATCTTCGCAACCACCGACAACGGCATGATCGCCGCAGGGCCTGAAGGGCTTTACTTCGCGACAGCCGCAGCGGTCTTGGATACCCCCACCAAACCACCGACAGGGGGTGGATTCATGGGGCAATTGTCCAACCTACTTACTCCCAACGATGAAACCTTTCGGTCCATCCTGCCACGCAACGTTTACCTCCGCTCGCCGATGGCAGCCCAAATGCTGGAGGACGATCAGATGCTCGTATACTCCGCTGGAATCCTGTTCAGACTGGTGCGTGAATCCTCGGACGAACAACCGGATCAGTGGACCGTTGCTGCCAAACGAAACGTCGAAGGGAATGCTTCCAGCGATACCAAGATCGCGGTAAACCAATCTCAAGTTGCGCTCTACCGCAGTGATGAACCGATTCGTTTTTACGATCGCTCGGACCTTCAATTAGCCGCCGAACTGGAACTGCCCAGCAAAGAGAAATTGCACTCCATCACAGGCAACCCACAGGCCGGCACATTCCTCATCCTGCAATCCGACCAAACGCCACTGCAAATAAAGGGTGGGGCAGAACCCTCTTTTGTGTCGCTCCCGAAAAACATGGTCGACGATTCGATCGAATACTTGCAGTATGACGCCGCAGGGAACCTGTTGGTTGCCTACGACATCGATAGCCTACAGATCCTGCCACCCGACGGCGGAGCGGTCGAAGACCTTCGCCCCAATTTATCGAATTGGCGCCGTGCCAATCGATACCTCGTTCAACCGGCTCGGTACTTGATCCCACAGACGGGAGAATTACGAGCCGA